In a genomic window of Cynocephalus volans isolate mCynVol1 chromosome 1, mCynVol1.pri, whole genome shotgun sequence:
- the TM4SF19 gene encoding transmembrane 4 L6 family member 19 — MAAWSLNTKARRLVVQGPYNTPSQLRAKKLSSACMMACPRTCSCILGLSLGTAALFAAGANTALLIPNWDVTYLLRGLIGRHAMLGSGLWGGGLMVATAAALISLMGWRYGCFSKSGPCQSVLTALLSGGLALLGALICFITSGVALKDGPFCMFDDSSFNQMQAWKYGYPFKDLHNRNYLYDRSLWNSTCLEPSNAVVWHVSFFSILLCISVLQLLLVVIHFINSFLGLFCSLCEK, encoded by the exons ATGGCGGCCTGGAGCCTGAACACGAAAGCTAGAAGGCTAGTAGTACAGGGACCATACAACACACCCAGTCAGCTAAGAGCAAA GAAGTTGTCCTCTGCCTGCATGATGGCATGCCCACGGACCTGCTCCTGCATCCTGGGGCTGAGCTTGGGGACTGCAGCCCTGTTTGCTGCTGGGGCCAACACAGCACTGCTCATTCCTAATTGGGATGTGACCTACCTGTTGAGGGGCCTCATTGGAAGGCATGCCatgctgggctctgggctctggggaGGAGGCCTCATG gTAGCCACTGCAGCTGCCCTCATCTCCTTGATGGGCTGGAGATATGGCTGCTTCAGTAAGAGTGGGCCCTGTCAAAGT GTGCTTACTGCTCTGTTGTCAGGTGGCCTGGCTTTGCTGGGAGCCTTGATTTGCTTTATCACTTCTGGTGTAGCACTGAAAGATGGTCCTTTTTGCATGTTTGATGACTCGTCCTTCAATCAGATGCAAGCTTGGAAATATGGTTACCCATTCAAAGACCTGCATAACAG GAATTATTTGTATGACCGTTCACTCTGGAACTCCACCTGCCTGGAGCCCTCTAATGCTGTCGTTTGGCACGTGTCCTTCTTCTCCATTCTTCTGTGCATCAGCGTCCTCCAGCTTCTCCTGGTGgtcattcatttcattaacaGTTTCCTGGGCCTTTTCTGCAGCCTCTGTGAGAAGTGA